Within the Bacteroidota bacterium genome, the region CCGCCCCCTTTGAATTCGTCCTCCTCCAGCGCGTCCATCGCGGCCCATTCGAGCGCCTGCATGCCGCCCATCGAGCCGCCGATCACGAGGGCGAGCCGCCGCACGCCGAGGTCGTCCAGGAGGCGCCGTTGCAGCCGCACCATGTCGCGGATGGTGACGTGCGGGAACGCACCGCCATAGAGCTCGCCCGTGACCGGGTTGCGGCTGCGCGGCCCCGTGGTGCCGTAGCATGACCCGAGTGCGTTCGTCGCGATGACGAAGTGCCGCGCTGGGTCGAGCAGCTTGCCTTCGCCGAGGAGGTCGCCCATCCACTCGTCAGCGGCGGCGTGGCCCGTGAGCGCATGGCAAATCAGCACCGCGTTGTCGGCGGCGGGGCTGAGCGTGCCCCAGGTCTTGTAGGCGACCTCAGGGGCCTCGAACGTGAAGCCGCCCTCGGTGGTGAACGGCTCCGCGAGCCGGTGGGTGGTGACGCCGTCGTTCATCGTTTCGGTGTGGACGTGTGCGCGTGTGAAGGTGTGGACGTGGAGGGAGCCCGGAGCGGGATTCGAACCCGCGCATAGCGGTTTTGCAGACCGCCGCGTTAGCCGCTTCGCCATCCGGGCGGGTCACCCCCTGGTCTCGCTCTGCTCGACCTGTCCCCCTCGTGCACGAGGGGGACAGCGTTCCGACCGCCCTGACGCTTGCGGAAGGGGGGAGGAACGCAGGGGGTACAAGCCGCTAGGCTTCGACGAGCAGCGTCTCGAAGGCCTGTGCGAAGTCGGCGGTAAGGTCGTCGATGTGCTCGATGCCGACGGACACGCGGATCAGCTCCGGGCGCACGCCGCTGGCCTGCTGCTCGGCTTCCGAAAGCTGCTGGTGCGTGGTCGACGCCGGGTGGATCACGAGCGTCTTCGCGTCGCCCACGTTCGCCAGGTGGCTGGCGAGGTTCAGGCTCTCGATGAACTGCTGCCCGGCTTCCTTGCCGCCGCGGATGCCGAAGTTGAGCACCGCCCCGAAGCCGCGCGGGAGGTATTGCTTCGCCGCGTCGTGGTATTCGTGCGACTCCAGGCCCGGATACCACACCCACTCGACGGCGTCGTGCGCCTCCAGCCAGCGGGCGAGCGTGAGCGCGTTCTCGGCGTGGCGCTCGGCGCGCAGCGAGAGCGTCTCCAGGCCCTGCAAGAGCAGGAACGCGTTGAACGGCGAGAGCGCGGCCCCGAGGTCGCGCAGCCCCTCGACACGAGCACGAATAGCAAACGCCACATTGCCGAGGTCGCTCTCGGGGTTGAACACGTCCGTGAAGCGGAGGCCGTGGTAGCCCTCGCTCGGCTCGGTGAAGTTGGGGAAGCGCCCGTTGCGCCAGTCAAAGTTGCCGGAGTCCACGATCACGCCGCCGATGGACGTGCCGTGCCCGCCGATCCACTTCGTCGCCGAGTGCGTGACGATGTCGACGCCGTGCTCGATGGGGCGGAAGTAGTAGCCGCCCGCGCCGAACGTGTTGTCCACGACCACCGGAACGCCCGCGTCATGCGCGACGGCCACGATGCCCTCGAAGTCGGGCACGTTGAGGCGCGGGTTGCCGAGCGTCTCGAAGAAGACGGCCTTCGTGCAGTCGTCGATCTGCGCGGCGAAGTCGGCGGGGTCGTCGGTTTCCACGAAGCGCGTCTCGATGCCGAGGCGCTTGAGCGCGACCTTGAGGAGGTTGTAGGTGCCGCCGTAGAGCTTGCTCGACGCGACGATGTTGTCGCCCGCCTCGGCAAGGGTGGTGAACGCGACGAGGTGCGCGGACTGCCCGGACGCCGTGGCGACCGCCGCCGCCCCGCCCTCGAGCGCCGCGACGCGCTGCTCGAAGACGTCGGTCGTCGGGTTCATAATCCGGGTGTAGATGTTGCCGAACTCCTGGAGCCCGAAGAGCCGCGCGGCGTGCCCGGTGTCGTCGAAGGTGTAGGACGTGGTCTGGTAGATCGGGACAGCGCGGCTGTTGGTGGCGCTGTCGGGCTGCTGGCCTGCGTGGAGCTGCAGGGTCTCGAAGCGCAGCTGTTCAGGGCGGAGGGCGTCGGGCGTGCTCATGGCAATGGAGACAGGTTGGGGGGCGTGGACAGCGAGCCGGGGGTGCAGAAACGCAAAAACCCTCCGGGCGGGCGGCCCAGAGGGTTGGCAGATCGGCTTGATGGCGGGAGGTCTTACCCGCCGGATCCACACACGCCCTCGAGGCCGCCGTCGCGACAACACATCATCCCCTTCATCGCAATAGCGATGGGAGCAGGGGCGATGTGGAGGTCGGCGAGGCGCACGAGGCAGAGCGGATGGATGTGGTTTCAGAATAGGGCGGCCCGCTGGGATGTTCCGCACGCCTACTGTGGGGTTTGTGTGAACGAAACCGCTTCCAGGTGCTTCCGCGACGCAGACGGAGGCTGCACTCGGTGCATGGAGGCCGGAAGATGGAGCCCCGCAGCAGGTCCGTTGTCACTGGTGCGTTGTCCGCGGCGCGAGCCTCGCTCGCCCCCCCACTCCGACTCCCACACCCTCACACGCCCTCACTCGTATTCTTCCCCGTCTCCTCGCCTCCCCGTCTCCTCGCCTCCCCGTCTCCTCGCCTCCCCGGCTCTTCGCTCCCTCGTCTCCCTGGCTCATCCGATGCACCTCGCCGACCTCCCCTCGCCCGCTCTCCTCGTCGACCGTACCCGCCTCGACGCCAACCTCGACGCGATGCAGGCGCAGGCCGAGGCGCAGGGCGTGGCGCTGCGGCCGCACGTCAAGACGCACAAGTCGGTCGAGATCGCGCTGCGGCAGCGGGAGCGCGGGGCCGTCGGGCTGACCGTCGCCACCGTCGGCGAGGCGGAGGTGTTTGCCCGCTTCGGCTTCAACGACCTCTGCATCGCCAAGCCGCTCGTGGGGCGCGACAACCTCGCGCGGGTCGCGAAGCTGCTCGCCGGGAAGACGCGCGTGACGTTCTGCGTGGACACCCTCGCAGGCGCGCGCCAAGCCGATGCCTTCTTCGCCGAGCAGGGCCGGACCGCCGATGTGCTGCTGGAGGTCGACACCGGGCACGCACGCACAGGCATTCGCTGGAACCACCCGGATGCGATGTCTCTCGTGCGCGCCCTCGCGGAGCTACCGTCGCTGGCGCTCGTGGGTCTACTGACGCACGGCGGGCAGGTCTACGGCGGTCCCAAACAGGGCGAGACGAAGCAGGACGCCTTGCGGCGCCACATGTCCGAGGAACGCGACCGCCTCCTCACCTTCGCGGCGACGCTCGGCGGGGCCCGCCTCCTCACGCCGGACGCCACCCTCTCGCTCGGCTCGACGCCTACGCTGAGCGTCTTCGAGAACGCGACGCACGACGGCTTCACGATCACGGAGGCACGCCCCGGCAACTACGTCTTCTACGACCGCCAGCAGGTCATGCTCGGCACGACGACGCTCGACCGCTGCGCGCTCACCGTGCGCGCCACCGTGATCGCGCAGCACCGCACACCCACGGGCGGTGAGATGGCCTACCTCGACGCGGGCAAGAAAGTCCTCACCACCGACCTCGGCTGGAACGTTCGCGACCACGGCCAAATCCTCCACAGTCCGCACACGATGAAGCCGCTCCCGCACGCACGCATCGCGCGGCTGAGCGAGGAGCACGGCTGGGTGCGCGTCCCCGGCGCGACGACCTTCGACGTGGGCGACACGGTCCGCATCGTGCCCAACCACGCCTGCGTGACGATGGCGACGCAGGATCGCTTCTACGTCATCGAGCGCACGGGCAAGGACGGCGAGGAGGTCGTCGCCGAGTGGGCCGTCGACGCGCGCGGCGCATGAGTTACCTCGAATACCCATTCTTGTCATCCCGGACTCGATCCGGGATCTCCAGCGACTCGGGTGTTTCGGTGCTTCGCTGAGATCCTGAAAGCGAAGCTTCACGGAGTAAACGAGTGCAGGATGACACGAGAGCGACATCGTAACACGCCGCCTAACCCAGGCCACCGTCCTGGCTGTCTCGCGCGGTGGGCGCGGCGCGACCTCGTGCTGGCCGTCGTGACCACGCTCGTGGTGTGGCTCGGCAACGACGCGCTACGGCTCGTGGAGTCGGACACGCCGAGCGTGAGCATCGGGACGCCGCAGGACGGGCGGCTGGCGCACGGCAAGCGGCTGCCGTCGTCGGGGGCCAACTTCCGCACGTACTCGCGCCTGGGCTCGTTCCTCGGCCGCACCGCCGTGCACGACGCCGTCCGCGACGCGACGCTGGCGGCCTACGAGACGCTCGCAGCAACGCGGCCTGAGACGGTCTACGTCTACGGCGAAACGGGCTGGCCGCGCGGCGGGCGCTTTCGGCCGCACCGCACCCACCGCAGCGGCGTCTCGGTGGACTATATGACGCCAGTGACAAACCGCGAGGGCCGCTCCGTCCCGCTCCCGACGTGGCCGTGGCTGCGCTTCGGCTACGACATGGCGTTCGAGCCCGACGGCTGCACCTCGGGCGGCTCGCTGTGCATCGACTATCCGGCGCTGGCGGCGCACCTCAGAGCGTTGCACGCGGTCGGCCACGAGCACGGTGTCCGCATCGGTCGCGTCATCTTCGCACCGGACCTGCAAGCTGGCCTGTTCGCCGCCGACTCGGACTTGCGTGACCTGATGGCGTTCTCCCGCAACCCCTCCTGGGTGCGCCACGACGACCACATCCACGTCGACTTCGTGCTGCGGGAAGACGGCTGAGGCGCGTCAGCGTGCCCGCGTGAGCCGTCCTGCCTCGGTGTGCCGCTGCCCATCTGCACCCACGGCCACCAGCCGCCACACGTAGACCCCGCTTGCGAGCCCCGCGCCGTCCACAGCCGCCGTGTGCCGCCCCGCCGCCTGCTCGGTGCGCACCTCATGCACCACGCGGCCGAGCAGGTCGTAGACGGCGAACGTGACCGTGGCGCCAGCGGGCAGGTCGTAGACCACCTCGGCGGCGTGGGCGAAGGGGTTGGGGTAGGCTCCCGCTACAGCGAACGCCTCGGGCGCGGCGACCTCGACGCGGACGGTCTTGGTCCAGGTCTGGCCGTCGTCGGTGGCGATCTCGAAGGTCATGGCGCCAGGCTCGGCAACGGGCGCAGTGTCCGCCACGTCGAAGGCGAAGCGGGCGAGGGCGTCGGTGCCGGGCGCGAGGGCGTCGAGAGTGAGCGCGGCGGGCGTGACGGCGAGCCAGGCGGGGGCGTCGGTGAGCGTGACGGTGAAGGCTGCTGCCTCCGCGCGCTCGTCGTCGTAGTCAGCATGGGCGACTTCGAGTTCGAGGGCGTGGCCAGTAGAAGCGAAGGGTAGCGCGTGCGGCTCGGCTTCCTGTGCAAGCGTAGGGAATGCGCACAGCGCAATGAGAACGAGGACTATAAGGCGAGTCATAGCGAGTGAAGATGGCAAGGGACTTTTATAGCCAGGTTTCGAGTTGTTCATCGTAGGTGAGTTGTCCCCACTCCCGAATTTCATGAAGAGGAACTACGTAGACCAATTCAGGTAAATCTTGCACCTCTAAGCCATTCACCTCTCCCCTGCCCAATATTCTCATTATTATAGCAATCGAATAGAAATTCACATAAAAGCCCGGAATACACAACCTAGATCCATCAAGTGAAATATCATATTCATAGTATAGATTATTATCTCTTATTGTGATTATTTTATCAAATGAATAATTATTATTTCCTGTAATTATTCTTATTAAACCTCCGGTATCCGACCTACCCTTCAACCCACACATATCTTTATAAACTTCAAAATCATTTCCTACACTATCCCGAATGATGCCTATCTCTATTGGAGATGTATTATACGTTTGTATTCTGCTCAAAATTCTGCCTGAATTAAATATAGATTTGAAGTTTAAATAATCTAGAAAATCATCGTCTGATTCCGAGACAATCTCAAGTATGCTAGACCCTTCCTCTGTGCCCACGACAGACACCTGGACTCTGTATCCAGAAGATTCGAATGATGTCATACTACTGCTCACGAAGGAAGGCCTGGTATTCTAGTGACTACCCATTCGACCACAATGTCTGGGTGAATCTTTTCTACATCTCTGACAAATCGGTCAGTATCAAGGCTGGGATTTGCTCTAAACTCGTCTGGTACAGCAATTACTGGTATCAGTCCATTTCTATGAGCGTCTTCTCGAAGAACCCTAAGAAGATCGCTTGTTATTTTATCACTAGACCTAACTATAGGCTTTGTGTGTTTCGAGGACACCAGGAATGAGTCTGTCAACGTGTCTACGTCCCCTGTAAATC harbors:
- a CDS encoding alanine racemase is translated as MHLADLPSPALLVDRTRLDANLDAMQAQAEAQGVALRPHVKTHKSVEIALRQRERGAVGLTVATVGEAEVFARFGFNDLCIAKPLVGRDNLARVAKLLAGKTRVTFCVDTLAGARQADAFFAEQGRTADVLLEVDTGHARTGIRWNHPDAMSLVRALAELPSLALVGLLTHGGQVYGGPKQGETKQDALRRHMSEERDRLLTFAATLGGARLLTPDATLSLGSTPTLSVFENATHDGFTITEARPGNYVFYDRQQVMLGTTTLDRCALTVRATVIAQHRTPTGGEMAYLDAGKKVLTTDLGWNVRDHGQILHSPHTMKPLPHARIARLSEEHGWVRVPGATTFDVGDTVRIVPNHACVTMATQDRFYVIERTGKDGEEVVAEWAVDARGA
- a CDS encoding O-acetylhomoserine aminocarboxypropyltransferase/cysteine synthase translates to MSTPDALRPEQLRFETLQLHAGQQPDSATNSRAVPIYQTTSYTFDDTGHAARLFGLQEFGNIYTRIMNPTTDVFEQRVAALEGGAAAVATASGQSAHLVAFTTLAEAGDNIVASSKLYGGTYNLLKVALKRLGIETRFVETDDPADFAAQIDDCTKAVFFETLGNPRLNVPDFEGIVAVAHDAGVPVVVDNTFGAGGYYFRPIEHGVDIVTHSATKWIGGHGTSIGGVIVDSGNFDWRNGRFPNFTEPSEGYHGLRFTDVFNPESDLGNVAFAIRARVEGLRDLGAALSPFNAFLLLQGLETLSLRAERHAENALTLARWLEAHDAVEWVWYPGLESHEYHDAAKQYLPRGFGAVLNFGIRGGKEAGQQFIESLNLASHLANVGDAKTLVIHPASTTHQQLSEAEQQASGVRPELIRVSVGIEHIDDLTADFAQAFETLLVEA
- a CDS encoding replication initiation protein translates to MTRERHRNTPPNPGHRPGCLARWARRDLVLAVVTTLVVWLGNDALRLVESDTPSVSIGTPQDGRLAHGKRLPSSGANFRTYSRLGSFLGRTAVHDAVRDATLAAYETLAATRPETVYVYGETGWPRGGRFRPHRTHRSGVSVDYMTPVTNREGRSVPLPTWPWLRFGYDMAFEPDGCTSGGSLCIDYPALAAHLRALHAVGHEHGVRIGRVIFAPDLQAGLFAADSDLRDLMAFSRNPSWVRHDDHIHVDFVLREDG
- a CDS encoding T9SS type A sorting domain-containing protein; its protein translation is MTRLIVLVLIALCAFPTLAQEAEPHALPFASTGHALELEVAHADYDDERAEAAAFTVTLTDAPAWLAVTPAALTLDALAPGTDALARFAFDVADTAPVAEPGAMTFEIATDDGQTWTKTVRVEVAAPEAFAVAGAYPNPFAHAAEVVYDLPAGATVTFAVYDLLGRVVHEVRTEQAAGRHTAAVDGAGLASGVYVWRLVAVGADGQRHTEAGRLTRAR